The Pseudarthrobacter sulfonivorans genome includes a window with the following:
- a CDS encoding phage holin family protein, protein MSGRHTGRTSQGLRITALPRTLKLLFRLAPRQLNDEIAFAKIELKRKGIQVGVAAAFFAVALIFVAFLVVGLIVAAIMGLATIMPAWLAALLVCALFLVIALIGGLIGVRKFKQAMPLVPAETIRGIKHDLGIVKEGSDFNAALLDPASPEAKAAKAAKDEAAAKAKAEKAAKAEAHKKEFPQASEPELHRRLEQRRRHLAQVRDELDTELDIKPQAMFLLGAAKEKLGEGKAAVEHGAAKASQKYADFSGSPDGAGLRWKPLAALAASATIFVVLLRRLLRNP, encoded by the coding sequence ATGAGCGGACGTCACACCGGGCGCACCAGCCAGGGATTGCGGATCACCGCGCTGCCCAGGACGCTGAAACTTCTTTTCCGTCTGGCCCCTCGCCAACTCAACGATGAAATCGCCTTCGCCAAAATCGAGCTCAAGCGCAAGGGCATCCAGGTAGGCGTCGCCGCCGCCTTCTTCGCCGTTGCGCTTATTTTTGTGGCTTTCCTGGTGGTTGGCCTGATCGTGGCCGCCATTATGGGCCTGGCCACCATCATGCCGGCGTGGCTCGCCGCGCTGCTCGTCTGCGCCCTGTTTCTGGTCATTGCCCTCATTGGCGGCCTGATCGGCGTCCGCAAATTCAAGCAGGCCATGCCCCTGGTCCCGGCCGAGACCATCCGCGGCATCAAACACGATCTCGGCATCGTCAAGGAAGGCTCGGACTTCAACGCCGCGCTGCTCGATCCGGCCAGCCCGGAGGCCAAGGCCGCCAAGGCTGCCAAGGACGAGGCTGCCGCGAAGGCCAAGGCCGAGAAGGCAGCCAAGGCCGAGGCGCACAAAAAAGAGTTCCCGCAGGCGTCCGAGCCCGAGCTTCACCGCCGCCTGGAACAGCGCCGGCGCCACCTGGCCCAGGTCCGCGACGAACTGGATACCGAGCTCGACATCAAGCCGCAGGCCATGTTCCTGCTGGGCGCTGCCAAGGAAAAACTGGGGGAGGGCAAGGCTGCCGTTGAACATGGCGCTGCCAAGGCCAGCCAAAAGTACGCTGACTTCTCCGGATCCCCGGACGGCGCCGGCCTCCGCTGGAAGCCACTTGCCGCACTTGCAGCCTCCGCAACGATCTTTGTGGTGCTCCTGCGCAGGCTGCTGCGGAACCCCTAA
- a CDS encoding multidrug effflux MFS transporter yields the protein MTTPSNPGDSLTRRRKLLYILLLGALTALGPFTIDLYLPAFPALEASLGVTEAQVQLTLAGTTVGFALGQLVVGPFSDKFGRRLPLILATALHIVSSVGAALSTDISTLGLFRVLMGVGAAGGGVVAMAMVRDLFSGYAMVRMFSRMALVNGLAPILAPVIGSQLLLVMPWPGIFVFLAGYGTVVIIAALFLVRETLPPEKRGLTGMTAGQRYKVLFTDRIFVGLLVVGGMNFAGLFTYLSASPFLFQDIFGFSPQEYGLLFGINSLGIVAGVQTSSRLIRTVPPQWILACSTAWMFLMALLIVVFDQAGLGLWGVMVPLWFYIMGAGFTFPCVQVLALSSHGAQAGTAASLLGAATFLMAGLVSPVAGWLGITSSTPMGAVQAACILVAIAGLWLVVRPRTVPSIH from the coding sequence GTGACCACTCCCTCCAATCCGGGCGATTCGCTGACCCGCCGCCGGAAACTGTTGTACATCCTCCTCCTCGGCGCCCTCACCGCGTTGGGTCCGTTCACGATCGACCTGTACCTGCCTGCGTTCCCGGCACTGGAAGCGAGCCTTGGGGTCACCGAGGCTCAGGTCCAGCTGACCCTGGCCGGCACCACCGTGGGCTTTGCCCTCGGCCAGCTGGTGGTGGGCCCCTTCAGCGACAAGTTCGGCCGCCGGCTCCCGCTGATCCTGGCCACCGCCCTGCACATCGTCTCCTCCGTGGGAGCAGCCCTGTCCACCGACATCTCCACGCTGGGCCTCTTCCGCGTCCTCATGGGCGTGGGTGCTGCGGGCGGCGGCGTGGTGGCCATGGCAATGGTGCGCGACCTGTTCTCCGGCTATGCCATGGTCCGGATGTTCTCGCGTATGGCCCTGGTGAACGGGCTGGCACCGATCCTGGCCCCGGTGATCGGATCACAGCTGCTCCTGGTGATGCCCTGGCCGGGAATCTTCGTGTTCCTGGCCGGCTACGGCACCGTGGTGATCATCGCCGCGCTCTTCCTGGTCCGCGAAACACTGCCACCGGAGAAGCGCGGCCTGACCGGTATGACCGCCGGCCAGCGCTACAAGGTTCTTTTTACGGACCGGATCTTCGTGGGCCTGCTGGTGGTGGGCGGCATGAACTTCGCTGGCCTCTTCACCTACCTGTCCGCGTCGCCGTTCCTGTTCCAGGACATTTTCGGGTTCTCGCCGCAGGAATACGGCTTGCTGTTCGGCATCAATTCCCTGGGCATTGTGGCCGGCGTCCAGACCAGCTCCAGGCTCATCCGTACTGTCCCGCCGCAATGGATCCTTGCTTGTTCCACGGCCTGGATGTTCCTTATGGCCCTGCTGATCGTGGTCTTTGACCAGGCCGGCCTGGGGCTCTGGGGCGTGATGGTTCCGCTCTGGTTCTACATCATGGGCGCAGGCTTTACGTTCCCCTGCGTGCAGGTGCTGGCCCTGAGCAGCCACGGCGCACAGGCCGGGACGGCCGCGTCCCTCCTGGGTGCCGCGACCTTCCTGATGGCCGGCCTGGTTTCACCGGTGGCGGGGTGGCTGGGCATCACCAGCTCCACGCCCATGGGCGCCGTGCAGGCCGCGTGCATACTGGTGGCGATAGCGGGCCTCTGGCTGGTCGTCAGACCCCGCACCGTGCCCTCGATCCACTGA
- a CDS encoding CDP-alcohol phosphatidyltransferase family protein, with amino-acid sequence MRFIGAGARPGRPQVDHDRVFTIPNALTVLRFMGVPLFVWLVLAQKEYGTAVVVLVVMAGTDWIDGYVARRFDQASKLGRVMDPLADRLALIAVAVTLVIAGVVHWLYLAALLVPDAVLLVLTLSYFRGHPDLPVSRVGKVRTGLLLLGTPLLVLSRLDTPFAGPLYIAAWIVLGLGLTGHWIAAYNYFWAILRKGRQQSHHDGGTA; translated from the coding sequence TTGAGGTTCATCGGCGCTGGTGCGCGGCCCGGCCGCCCCCAGGTTGACCACGACCGCGTCTTCACCATCCCCAACGCCCTGACAGTGCTGCGCTTTATGGGCGTACCACTTTTTGTCTGGCTCGTGCTGGCCCAAAAGGAATATGGGACTGCCGTTGTGGTCCTGGTGGTCATGGCGGGAACCGACTGGATTGATGGCTACGTGGCCCGCCGCTTCGACCAGGCGTCCAAGCTCGGCCGCGTCATGGATCCGCTGGCTGACCGGCTTGCCCTGATAGCGGTGGCGGTCACCCTGGTGATTGCCGGCGTCGTCCATTGGCTGTACCTGGCCGCACTCCTGGTGCCTGACGCCGTGCTCCTGGTGCTGACGCTCTCCTACTTCCGGGGCCATCCGGACCTGCCAGTGAGCCGTGTGGGCAAAGTCCGCACCGGACTCCTGCTCCTGGGCACACCCCTGCTCGTCCTGTCGCGATTGGACACCCCGTTTGCCGGGCCGCTGTACATTGCAGCCTGGATCGTGCTGGGACTTGGGCTCACCGGCCACTGGATTGCCGCGTACAACTATTTCTGGGCCATTCTGCGGAAGGGCCGTCAGCAGTCCCATCACGACGGCGGCACCGCCTGA
- a CDS encoding DMT family transporter: MVWVAVLLAVLGAFCLALGAQKQGSAVKADTGGLALSSNGFLRLLRNPRWVLGLLLLCLGMGMNAVALVSAPLTVVQPIGAIALVITTVVNARDQDITINRATMVSIAACVTGSALFVLLAVNVTQENHHVSQEDELTIVLLLALAVGVFGTLAVMFRHRMSAFVYILGAGVLFGFVAVLTRIIGKHLLDPNGLALLNVQWYSVVAIAAAGGLGSWFVQSAYSGGPPDLVIAGLTVIDPIVGIAIGIVILGELRPDVHAVMAIAMATAASLAIVGVIALSRHHPEVTKRRKDARKAAGRASH, from the coding sequence ATGGTATGGGTGGCGGTCCTGCTGGCGGTGCTTGGGGCATTCTGCCTTGCCCTGGGTGCGCAGAAGCAGGGGAGCGCCGTCAAAGCCGACACCGGCGGGCTGGCGCTGAGTTCAAACGGCTTCCTCCGTCTGCTCCGCAATCCGCGGTGGGTGCTGGGACTTCTCCTGCTGTGCCTCGGGATGGGAATGAACGCGGTGGCCCTGGTCTCCGCGCCGCTGACGGTGGTGCAGCCGATCGGCGCCATTGCGCTTGTCATTACCACCGTGGTGAACGCCCGCGACCAGGACATCACCATCAACCGGGCCACCATGGTGTCCATCGCGGCCTGCGTGACCGGCTCCGCACTCTTTGTCCTGCTCGCCGTCAACGTGACGCAGGAGAACCACCATGTGAGCCAGGAGGACGAGCTCACCATTGTGCTGCTGCTGGCGCTGGCGGTCGGCGTGTTCGGCACCCTGGCGGTCATGTTCCGGCACCGGATGAGCGCGTTTGTCTACATCCTCGGCGCCGGCGTCCTGTTCGGCTTTGTCGCGGTGCTGACGCGCATCATCGGCAAGCACCTGCTCGACCCGAACGGGCTGGCGCTGCTCAATGTCCAGTGGTATTCGGTGGTGGCCATCGCGGCGGCTGGCGGCCTGGGTTCCTGGTTTGTGCAGAGCGCCTACTCGGGCGGCCCGCCGGACCTTGTCATCGCCGGGCTGACAGTCATCGACCCGATTGTGGGCATCGCCATCGGCATCGTGATCCTGGGCGAGCTGCGCCCGGACGTCCACGCCGTGATGGCGATTGCCATGGCTACGGCTGCTTCGCTTGCTATCGTGGGGGTGATCGCCCTTTCCAGGCACCATCCCGAGGTCACCAAGCGCAGGAAAGATGCGCGGAAGGCGGCGGGCAGGGCGTCCCACTAG
- a CDS encoding glycosyltransferase — protein MTTPSDQPPLTILIAADTYPPHINGAAQFSYRLANGMSGRGHNVHVLACRADDGASFTEFRSEATVHRLRSHGVFTHEYFRICFPWEIKKEIGLLFDRIKPDVVHIQSHYMIGEHVLYEAAKRGIRIVATNHFMPENLNPFLPFPQWFKDIIGKISWKDMGKVMGQADVVTTPTPLAAKAMHQHAFLHKVLPLSNGIDSAAYELQPGEVIEPNAHPTVVFVGRLAEEKHVDVLINAVSKTPAELNVHLEIVGGGEVRAALEAHAERLGLGERVKFLGLASDEDLREAYIKADLFCMPGTAELQSLVTLEAMSASTPVLLADAMALPHLVRDGENGYLFTPNDSDDLAAKITRILQLPAEERAAMGQASRRMVEPHSIEGTLQTFEDLYRGASYDDKAL, from the coding sequence GTGACAACGCCCTCTGACCAGCCTCCCCTGACCATCCTGATTGCCGCGGATACGTACCCGCCCCACATCAACGGGGCCGCGCAGTTCAGCTACCGTCTGGCCAACGGCATGAGCGGACGCGGCCACAACGTGCATGTGCTGGCTTGCCGTGCGGACGACGGCGCGAGCTTCACCGAGTTCCGCTCCGAGGCCACCGTGCACCGGCTCCGTTCCCACGGGGTCTTCACCCACGAGTACTTCCGTATCTGCTTCCCTTGGGAAATCAAGAAGGAGATCGGCCTCCTTTTCGATCGGATCAAGCCCGATGTGGTGCACATCCAAAGCCACTACATGATCGGCGAGCACGTCCTCTACGAAGCGGCGAAGCGGGGCATCAGGATCGTGGCCACCAACCACTTCATGCCGGAGAACCTGAACCCGTTCCTGCCGTTCCCGCAGTGGTTCAAGGACATCATCGGCAAGATCTCCTGGAAGGACATGGGCAAGGTCATGGGGCAGGCCGACGTCGTCACCACGCCCACACCCCTGGCCGCCAAGGCCATGCACCAGCACGCTTTCCTGCACAAGGTACTGCCACTCTCCAACGGCATTGACTCCGCAGCCTATGAGCTGCAGCCCGGCGAAGTGATCGAACCAAACGCCCACCCAACAGTGGTGTTTGTGGGGCGCCTGGCCGAGGAAAAGCACGTGGACGTGCTCATCAATGCCGTGTCCAAGACGCCCGCAGAGCTCAACGTCCACCTGGAAATTGTGGGCGGCGGCGAAGTCCGCGCGGCTCTTGAAGCGCATGCGGAACGGCTCGGACTGGGGGAGCGGGTGAAATTCCTGGGACTGGCCAGCGATGAGGACCTCCGGGAGGCCTACATCAAGGCGGATCTTTTCTGCATGCCAGGGACCGCCGAGCTTCAGTCCCTGGTGACCCTTGAGGCGATGTCTGCCTCCACGCCCGTCCTGTTGGCGGATGCCATGGCTCTGCCGCACCTGGTGCGCGACGGCGAGAACGGCTATCTGTTCACACCCAACGACAGCGACGACCTCGCAGCCAAGATCACGCGGATCCTCCAGCTGCCAGCCGAGGAACGGGCGGCAATGGGCCAGGCAAGCCGGCGGATGGTGGAACCGCACAGCATCGAGGGCACACTGCAGACCTTCGAGGACCTCTACCGGGGTGCAAGCTACGACGACAAAGCCCTCTGA